From Drosophila yakuba strain Tai18E2 chromosome 2L, Prin_Dyak_Tai18E2_2.1, whole genome shotgun sequence, one genomic window encodes:
- the LOC6528441 gene encoding zinc-type alcohol dehydrogenase-like protein C1773.06c isoform X1 → MPVDVCSQPHNLLSSMSGTTDTSLSLNPLSLTSALPPTDPDHHNPHNMNKLCRQVSIESPGPGAKNCVFNFFVPIEDTPAMGARIRIVCAGACYRRRDRANSITSMSSVSSELSDYCPSVNSISSPAHQGIREGSFFPGFEVAGVIESLGSEITEANNRGLRIGQRVIVYPFDETPAGYAELLVVPDLKHVVPIPDSLPMEVAAMLPTGALLAWNAVFKAQAVVTQILSQRAATEPKRKPKILIVGTGGLALWAVRIASYHFATTGADNVDITVASLRDEGFRLATEIKNVSVVQWNECLYEPQLIERTKDVCGGAVDVVIDFGTTSRSLHRSMHCLSKGGVVLISDEVAEKLLPKFSRLSEQYQQEIIAISNGTAEQLAEVVELVANKKIEPPPHSVFPCEQAAEVIAKLCNSEIPGRAILRFHDIE, encoded by the exons ATGCCGGTCGATGTGTGCAGTCAACCACACAATTTGCTCAGTTCAATGAG CGGAACAACAGATACCTCGTTGTCATTGAACCCACTGTCCCTGACTTCCGCTCTGCCGCCGACGGATCCCGATCACCACAATCCACACAACATGAACAAGCTGTGCCGCCAAGTGTCAATTGAGTCGCCCGGCCCGGGTGCCAAGAACTGCGTCTTCAACTTCTTTGTGCCCATCGAGGACACCCCAGCGATGGGCGCCCGCATCCGGATCGTTTGCGCCGGAGCTTGCTATCGTCGTCGCGACCGCGCCAACTCCATTACCAGCATGTCCTCAGTGTCCTCGGAGCTGAGCGACTACTGTCCGTCGGTGAACTCGATATCCTCGCCCGCACACCAGGGCATCCGGGAGGGATCCTTCTTTCCCGGCTTCGAGGTAGCTGGCGTGATCGAGTCCCTGGGCTCAGAGATTACCGAGGCCAACAACCGTGGCCTGCGCATTGGACAGCGTGTGATCGTCTATCCATTCGATGAGACCCCAGCCGGCTATGCCGAGCTGCTGGTCGTGCCGGACCTGAAGCACGTGGTGCCCATTCCCGACAGTCTGCCCATGGAGGTGGCCGCCATGCTGCCGACGGGCGCCCTGCTCGCCTGGAACGCCGTCTTCAAGGCCCAGGCCGTCGTCACACAGATTCTCAGCCAGAGGGCTGCCACGGAGCCAAAGCGGAAGCCCAAGATCCTGATCGTGGGCACTGGTGGCCTGGCGCTCTGGGCCGTGCGCATCGCCTCCTATCACTTTGCCACAACTGGAGCCGACAACGTGGACATCACAGTGGCCAGTCTGCGGGACGAGGGCTTCCGCCTGGCAACAGAGATCAAGAA cGTCAGCGTGGTGCAGTGGAACGAGTGCCTGTACGAGCCGCAGCTGATCGAGCGCACCAAGGACGTGTGCGGCGGGGCCGTGGACGTGGTGATTGACTTTGGCACAACCTCCAGGAGCCTGCACCGCTCGATGCACTGCCTCTCGAAGGGCGGCGTGGTGCTGATCAGCGACGAGGTGGCCGAGAAGCTGCTGCCCAAGTTCTCGCGGCTGTCGGAGCAGTACCAGCAGGAGATCATCGCCATCTCGAACGGCACCGCCGAGCAGCTGGCGGAGGTAGTGGAGCTGGTGGCCAACAAGAAGATCGAGCCACCGCCGCACTCCGTCTTCCCCTGCGAGCAGGCGGCCGAGGTCATCGCAAAGCTGTGCAACTCCGAGATACCCGGACGCGCCATTCTCCGCTTCCATGACATAGAGTAG
- the LOC6528441 gene encoding zinc-type alcohol dehydrogenase-like protein C1773.06c isoform X2, translating into MNKLCRQVSIESPGPGAKNCVFNFFVPIEDTPAMGARIRIVCAGACYRRRDRANSITSMSSVSSELSDYCPSVNSISSPAHQGIREGSFFPGFEVAGVIESLGSEITEANNRGLRIGQRVIVYPFDETPAGYAELLVVPDLKHVVPIPDSLPMEVAAMLPTGALLAWNAVFKAQAVVTQILSQRAATEPKRKPKILIVGTGGLALWAVRIASYHFATTGADNVDITVASLRDEGFRLATEIKNVSVVQWNECLYEPQLIERTKDVCGGAVDVVIDFGTTSRSLHRSMHCLSKGGVVLISDEVAEKLLPKFSRLSEQYQQEIIAISNGTAEQLAEVVELVANKKIEPPPHSVFPCEQAAEVIAKLCNSEIPGRAILRFHDIE; encoded by the exons ATGAACAAGCTGTGCCGCCAAGTGTCAATTGAGTCGCCCGGCCCGGGTGCCAAGAACTGCGTCTTCAACTTCTTTGTGCCCATCGAGGACACCCCAGCGATGGGCGCCCGCATCCGGATCGTTTGCGCCGGAGCTTGCTATCGTCGTCGCGACCGCGCCAACTCCATTACCAGCATGTCCTCAGTGTCCTCGGAGCTGAGCGACTACTGTCCGTCGGTGAACTCGATATCCTCGCCCGCACACCAGGGCATCCGGGAGGGATCCTTCTTTCCCGGCTTCGAGGTAGCTGGCGTGATCGAGTCCCTGGGCTCAGAGATTACCGAGGCCAACAACCGTGGCCTGCGCATTGGACAGCGTGTGATCGTCTATCCATTCGATGAGACCCCAGCCGGCTATGCCGAGCTGCTGGTCGTGCCGGACCTGAAGCACGTGGTGCCCATTCCCGACAGTCTGCCCATGGAGGTGGCCGCCATGCTGCCGACGGGCGCCCTGCTCGCCTGGAACGCCGTCTTCAAGGCCCAGGCCGTCGTCACACAGATTCTCAGCCAGAGGGCTGCCACGGAGCCAAAGCGGAAGCCCAAGATCCTGATCGTGGGCACTGGTGGCCTGGCGCTCTGGGCCGTGCGCATCGCCTCCTATCACTTTGCCACAACTGGAGCCGACAACGTGGACATCACAGTGGCCAGTCTGCGGGACGAGGGCTTCCGCCTGGCAACAGAGATCAAGAA cGTCAGCGTGGTGCAGTGGAACGAGTGCCTGTACGAGCCGCAGCTGATCGAGCGCACCAAGGACGTGTGCGGCGGGGCCGTGGACGTGGTGATTGACTTTGGCACAACCTCCAGGAGCCTGCACCGCTCGATGCACTGCCTCTCGAAGGGCGGCGTGGTGCTGATCAGCGACGAGGTGGCCGAGAAGCTGCTGCCCAAGTTCTCGCGGCTGTCGGAGCAGTACCAGCAGGAGATCATCGCCATCTCGAACGGCACCGCCGAGCAGCTGGCGGAGGTAGTGGAGCTGGTGGCCAACAAGAAGATCGAGCCACCGCCGCACTCCGTCTTCCCCTGCGAGCAGGCGGCCGAGGTCATCGCAAAGCTGTGCAACTCCGAGATACCCGGACGCGCCATTCTCCGCTTCCATGACATAGAGTAG